From a region of the Mytilus galloprovincialis chromosome 3, xbMytGall1.hap1.1, whole genome shotgun sequence genome:
- the LOC143069109 gene encoding uncharacterized protein LOC143069109 has translation MEIICSCHEATSRRVKQIQEICTGKDISVTVRQCRGIEDAKKLEVDVNKCCVLILDDELVDLLESCAKLVAKILRMTSKPNKLIYFKLVTDEKMEMFATDECEWRQCVNSEEELIKIYTMKICKSPTESDETTNTCQSMQSLTLQSTEHLSHSSFTNEPAVNLPTNITHTRPEAVESRHSFSSGDDNHDEKQGLNDLKGQSDSVERGVHKSKSVQYLGTSVSLPENKQNDIEHKGDRKSLPNDLQSVATYNLYPRLSGMSSYVEAGMSYGNAQSHGNLPTHCHLEPHSQFQSPNLNRPLQPWSSLNGCSFNSSGPQALTCQSGQGYSCRCGSCPTLHQHSASFPQFHTLQPKSIVGSSTGRPDTTNNMNFRPEIIAINRGFTPTYNPNIQTDGSDNRTLSCDHCGHSVIPKHEMSDIGPSCETYHSAGGASGMTEKEYMNPDKISVLELKEAVMVMIRDTLDCSDYYNWKKLADLHKWSFGRIYQLEQKWKSRKIESPFMHLIEEFQHYTLLDLKEDLKQIPRKDLLHKIEELQSKGMLFHN, from the exons ATGGAGATAATTTGTTCATGTCATGAAGCTACCAGTAGAAGAGTAAAGCAGATACAAGAGATTTGTACAGGAAAGGATATATCTGTAACTGTTAGGCAGTGTAGAG GAATTGAAGATGCTAAAAAGTTGGAAGTAGATGTAAATAAATGTTGTGTGCTCATACTAGATGATGAATTGGTTGACTTATTAGAAAGTTGTGCAAAACTTGTTGCCAAAATACTAA GGATGACATCCAAGCCTAACAAGTTGATATATTTCAAACTTGTTACTGATGAAAAGATGGAAATGTTTGCAACTGACGAATGTGAATGGAGACAATGTGTTAACTCTGAGGAGGAACTGATCAAAATTtatacaatgaaaatatgtaaatctCCGACAGAGTCTGATG AAACAACAAATACATGTCAATCAATGCAGTCACTGACCCTGCAGAGTACAGAGCATTTGTCTCATTCTTCTTTCACCAATGAACCAGCTGTTAACCTGCCAACGAACATCACTCATACAa GACCAGAAGCTGTAGAAAGTAGACACTCATTCTCCAGTGGTGATGACAATCATGATGAGAAACAGGGCTTGAATGACTTAAAAGGCCAATCTGATTCTGTGGAGAGAGGTGTTCATAAGTCAAAAAGTGTACAATATCTTG GTACCTCAGTTAGTTTACCAGAAAACAAACAGAATGATATTGAACACAAAGGAGACAGGAAAAGTTTACCAAATGATTTACAGAGTGTTGCTACATACAATTTATATCCAAGGTTGAGTGGAATGTCATCATATGTGGAAGCTGGGATGTCTTATGGCAATGCACAGTCACATGGCAATTTGCCAACACATTGTCATTTAGAGCCACACAGTCAATTTCAGTCCCCAAACCTAAATAGACCATTACAACCTTGGTCTTCTCTGAATGGATGTAGCTTTAATTCATCTGGTCCTCAAGCTTTGACTTGTCAGAGTGGCCAGGGGTACAGTTGTCGTTGTGGTTCATGCCCAACGCTGCATCAACACTCTGCAAGTTTTCCTCAGTTCCATACCTTACAGCCAAAATCTATAGTAGGCAGTTCCACTGGCAGACCTGATACAACCAATAACATGAACTTTAGACCAGAGATAATTGCCATCAACAGAGGTTTTACACCAACATATAATCCTAATATACAGACAGATGGATCAG ATAACAGGACCTTATCTTGTGACCATTGTGGACATTCTGTTATCCCAAAACATGAAATG AGTGATATTGGACCTTCATGTGAGACTTATCATTCTGCTG GTGGTGCTTCTGGTATGACAGAGAAAGAATACATGAATCCTGACAAGATCAGTGTATTGGAATTAAAGGAAGCAGTAATGGTAATGATTAGAGACACCCTGGATTGTTCCGATTATTACAACTGGAAGAAACTTGCAGACCTCCACAAATGGTCCTTTGGTAGAATATACCAGCTTGAACAGAAGTGGAAGAGTCGGAAAATTGAGAGTCCTTTCATGCATCTGATAGAAGAATTCCAGCATTACACATTACTTGATCTGAAGGAAGATCTGAAACAAATACCGAGAAAAGATCTTCTGCATAAAATAGAGGAACTTCAAAGTAAAGGAATGCTGTTCCATAATTAG